In one Methylobacterium sp. SyP6R genomic region, the following are encoded:
- the mobB gene encoding molybdopterin-guanine dinucleotide biosynthesis protein B encodes MRVIGLAGWSGAGKTTLLVRLIPALRARGLRVATLKHAHHEFDVDRPGKDSFRHREAGACEVIVSSRRRVVQIQEVEEEMRLPDLLRRFARCDLAVIEGFKREPHPKLEVYRHANGRPPLHPDDPRIVAVASDHPFPEAGRPIVPLDAVEAVADIVLARSEPLAAVLERLAHGAAD; translated from the coding sequence ATGCGCGTGATCGGGCTCGCCGGCTGGTCCGGCGCCGGCAAGACGACGCTCCTCGTCCGGCTGATCCCGGCCCTGCGCGCCCGGGGCCTGCGCGTGGCGACGCTCAAGCACGCCCACCACGAGTTCGACGTCGACCGGCCGGGCAAGGATTCCTTCCGCCACCGCGAGGCGGGGGCCTGCGAGGTGATCGTCTCGTCGCGTCGCCGCGTCGTGCAGATCCAAGAAGTCGAGGAGGAGATGCGCCTGCCCGACCTGCTGCGCCGGTTCGCCCGTTGCGACCTCGCGGTGATCGAGGGGTTCAAGCGCGAGCCGCATCCGAAGCTCGAGGTCTACCGCCACGCCAACGGCCGCCCGCCGCTGCATCCGGATGATCCCCGCATCGTCGCGGTGGCGAGCGACCATCCCTTCCCGGAAGCCGGTCGGCCGATCGTCCCCCTCGACGCGGTGGAGGCGGTCGCCGATATCGTGCTGGCGCGGTCGGAGCCCCTCGCCGCGGTCCTGGAGAGGCTTGCCCATGGCGCAGCTGACTGA
- a CDS encoding molybdopterin biosynthesis protein, whose protein sequence is MTLPPADPFLARLAAASRQEQFLAVVSRDEAMARWREAVPHAALLPETVPLHEALGRVLSADIASPIDVPPFDRALVDGFAVRSADTEGASEAEPRRLVLNTEILACGVAPGLTVGPGTATPIATGGVLPRGADAVVMIEATEFEDGPEPAIALGQPAGPGRFVGYAGADMARGETVLRRSTLVTAREIGMLAACGLAEVPVVRRPRVAVLSTGDELVAPGTPLGPARLYDSNGAIVAASVTENGGVAVPGGIVPDDEAALEGALRKALACADLVVLSGGTSKGAGDVSHRILSRLGEPGILVHGVALKPGKPLCLARIGAVPVVVLPGFPTSAMFTFHEFVVPLIRALAGLAPREEDSIEARLPQRLRSELGRTEYVMTALSRGTDGLVALPLAKGSGAVTAFSQADGFFAVPATRAGLEAGEIVRVSRIGRAGRPPDLTIVGSHCLGLDRLVGHLAGRGVSARTLWVGSAGGLAALRRGECDLAAMHLLDPETGRYNEPYLTPGLALAPGWRRLQGVVFRKGDARFEGSSAQGAVTGLIADDAAVMVNRNTGAGTRALVDGLLNGARPAGYWNQPRSHNAVAAAVAQGRADWGVAISTVARDYGLGFLPLTEEHYDFAYREARRDEPALAIFLGLLDDRGLAADLADLGFTRAGDASCA, encoded by the coding sequence GTGACCCTGCCTCCCGCCGACCCCTTCCTCGCGCGCCTCGCCGCCGCCTCGCGCCAGGAGCAGTTCCTGGCGGTGGTGAGCCGGGACGAGGCGATGGCGCGTTGGCGCGAGGCCGTGCCGCACGCGGCCCTGCTGCCCGAGACCGTGCCGCTGCACGAGGCCCTGGGGCGGGTGCTGTCCGCCGACATCGCCTCGCCGATCGACGTGCCGCCCTTCGACCGCGCCCTGGTGGACGGGTTCGCGGTGCGCAGCGCCGATACCGAGGGGGCGAGCGAGGCGGAGCCGCGCCGCCTCGTCCTCAACACCGAGATCCTGGCCTGCGGGGTCGCGCCGGGGCTCACCGTCGGCCCCGGCACCGCGACCCCGATCGCCACCGGCGGCGTGCTGCCCCGCGGCGCCGATGCGGTGGTGATGATCGAGGCGACCGAGTTCGAGGACGGCCCGGAGCCGGCGATCGCCCTGGGCCAGCCGGCCGGCCCGGGCCGGTTCGTCGGCTATGCCGGCGCCGACATGGCGCGGGGCGAGACGGTCCTGCGCCGCTCGACCCTGGTCACCGCCCGGGAGATCGGGATGCTCGCCGCCTGCGGCCTCGCCGAGGTCCCGGTGGTGCGCCGGCCCCGCGTCGCGGTGCTCTCCACCGGCGACGAGCTGGTGGCGCCCGGAACCCCGCTCGGCCCGGCCCGGCTCTACGATTCGAACGGCGCCATCGTGGCGGCGAGCGTGACCGAGAATGGCGGCGTCGCGGTCCCGGGCGGCATCGTGCCGGACGACGAGGCGGCGCTCGAAGGCGCCTTGAGGAAAGCTCTCGCGTGCGCCGACCTCGTCGTCCTGTCGGGCGGCACCTCGAAGGGGGCCGGCGACGTCTCGCACCGGATCCTGTCGCGGCTCGGCGAACCCGGCATCCTGGTCCACGGCGTGGCGCTGAAGCCCGGCAAGCCGCTCTGCCTCGCCAGGATCGGCGCCGTGCCGGTGGTGGTGCTGCCGGGCTTCCCGACCTCGGCGATGTTCACCTTCCACGAATTCGTGGTGCCGCTGATCCGGGCGCTCGCCGGCTTGGCCCCCCGGGAGGAGGACAGCATCGAGGCGCGCCTGCCGCAGCGCTTACGGTCCGAGCTCGGCCGCACCGAATACGTGATGACGGCGCTCTCCCGCGGAACTGATGGTCTGGTGGCCTTGCCGCTCGCCAAGGGCTCGGGCGCCGTCACGGCCTTCTCGCAGGCGGACGGCTTCTTCGCGGTGCCGGCGACCCGCGCGGGGCTCGAGGCCGGCGAGATCGTGCGGGTCTCCCGGATCGGCCGGGCGGGGCGCCCGCCGGACCTGACGATCGTCGGCAGCCACTGCCTCGGCCTCGACCGGCTGGTCGGGCACCTCGCGGGGCGGGGCGTCTCGGCCCGTACCCTCTGGGTCGGCTCCGCCGGAGGCCTCGCCGCACTCCGCCGCGGCGAATGCGACCTCGCCGCCATGCACCTGCTCGATCCCGAGACCGGGCGCTACAACGAACCCTACCTCACCCCCGGCCTCGCCCTGGCCCCAGGCTGGCGCCGGCTGCAGGGCGTGGTGTTCCGCAAGGGCGATGCCCGCTTCGAGGGATCGTCGGCGCAAGGTGCCGTGACCGGGCTCATCGCCGACGACGCGGCCGTGATGGTCAACCGCAACACCGGCGCCGGCACCCGGGCGCTCGTCGACGGGCTCCTGAACGGCGCCCGGCCCGCCGGCTACTGGAACCAGCCGCGGTCGCACAACGCCGTCGCGGCGGCGGTGGCGCAGGGGAGGGCGGATTGGGGCGTGGCGATCTCCACGGTCGCGCGCGATTACGGCCTCGGGTTCCTGCCGCTCACCGAGGAGCATTACGACTTCGCCTACCGCGAGGCGCGCCGCGACGAGCCCGCGCTCGCAATCTTCCTGGGCCTCCTCGACGATCGAGGCCTCGCCGCCGACCTGGCCGATCTCGGCTTCACCCGGGCGGGAGACGCCTCATGCGCGTGA
- a CDS encoding molybdopterin-binding protein, with protein sequence MPVAEAVAALAALARPVAPVTASPDEAVGAAAARDVVVEAGRPAERIALRDGWAVSAAETTGASPYAPVRLARLPAWVEAGDALPPGADALLPPEALSADLLANAALSADLLANAALSADLLANAALSADLREIEAEAVAGEGTRAPGAELPPGTRILAAGERVTVLHAFALAADGFGQVAVRRPHWRLLVAEPDTLAPVLRAWIAARGGSAEIVARPAGADALAAAMRVPGADAVAVIGGTGPGRRDASAAALARAGRLHAHGIALRPGESAGFGEAAGRPVLLLPGRPDAALAAWLALGRPLMAALAGAVPDALLLLPLTRKVASVIGLAEAVFLRRGPAGAEPLGGAELPLHRLARADAVLLVPPAHEGYPAGTPVEVLPL encoded by the coding sequence ATGCCCGTCGCGGAGGCGGTGGCGGCGCTCGCCGCCCTCGCGCGCCCGGTCGCGCCCGTGACCGCGAGCCCGGACGAGGCCGTCGGCGCCGCGGCGGCCCGGGACGTCGTGGTCGAGGCCGGCCGGCCGGCGGAGCGGATCGCGCTCCGCGACGGCTGGGCGGTGAGCGCGGCGGAGACCACCGGCGCCTCGCCCTACGCGCCGGTGCGGCTGGCGCGGCTCCCCGCCTGGGTCGAGGCCGGCGACGCGCTTCCTCCCGGCGCCGACGCGCTGCTGCCGCCGGAGGCGCTGAGTGCCGACTTGCTGGCAAACGCGGCGCTGAGTGCCGACTTGCTGGCAAACGCGGCGCTGAGTGCCGACTTGCTGGCAAACGCGGCGCTGAGCGCGGACCTGCGGGAAATCGAGGCCGAGGCCGTGGCCGGGGAGGGGACGCGGGCCCCCGGCGCCGAACTCCCGCCGGGGACCCGGATCCTCGCCGCGGGCGAGCGGGTGACCGTGCTCCACGCCTTCGCCCTGGCGGCCGATGGCTTCGGTCAGGTGGCCGTGCGCCGCCCGCACTGGCGGCTTCTCGTCGCCGAGCCCGACACCCTGGCGCCGGTCCTGCGCGCCTGGATCGCCGCCCGGGGCGGCAGCGCCGAAATCGTGGCGCGGCCGGCGGGGGCCGACGCCCTCGCGGCGGCCATGCGGGTGCCGGGGGCCGATGCCGTCGCGGTGATCGGCGGCACCGGGCCCGGACGGCGCGACGCGAGCGCGGCCGCCCTCGCGCGGGCCGGGCGGCTCCACGCCCACGGCATCGCCCTGCGGCCCGGCGAGAGCGCCGGCTTCGGCGAGGCGGCAGGGCGGCCGGTGCTGCTGCTGCCGGGCCGGCCGGACGCGGCGCTCGCCGCCTGGCTCGCGCTGGGCCGGCCGCTCATGGCCGCTCTTGCCGGCGCCGTGCCGGACGCCCTCTTGCTCCTGCCGCTCACCCGCAAGGTCGCCTCCGTCATCGGGCTCGCCGAGGCGGTGTTCCTGCGCCGCGGACCGGCGGGCGCCGAACCCCTCGGCGGGGCCGAACTTCCGCTGCACCGGCTCGCCCGGGCCGATGCCGTCCTGCTGGTGCCGCCGGCCCATGAGGGATATCCCGCCGGGACCCCTGTCGAGGTGCTGCCGCTGTGA
- a CDS encoding GTP-binding protein: protein MLDHSTAARPRDSRPQDPRSQDPRSQDPRLPVTVLSGFLGAGKTTLLNHVLANREGRRVAVIVNDMSEVNIDADLVRAGEAGLSRTDERLVELTNGCICCTLRDDLMREVRRLAEEGRFDALLIESTGISEPLPVASTFSFRAEDGASLSDVARLDAMVTVVDAVNLLRDYGSHDFLRDRGETAGEEDTRTLVDLLVEQIEFADVVVINKAGDVSAEQRDLVRKVVRGLNGDARIVEAGFGRVPLGTVLETGLFSEERAQTHPLWFKELYGAAEHVPETEEYGIHSFVYRARRPFHPARFDAFTKETWPGLIRAKGHLWFATRPDWVGEFSLAGAAARVTPLGRWWAAVPQARWPNDPESREMLMRHWSDAWGDRRQELVFIGTGFDEAAIRHALDACLVGPEHGPVRADHTLPDPFPAWGASAA, encoded by the coding sequence ATGCTCGACCATTCGACCGCCGCTCGGCCGCGAGATTCCCGCCCGCAAGATCCCCGCTCGCAAGATCCCCGCTCGCAAGATCCCCGCCTGCCCGTCACCGTCCTGTCCGGCTTCCTCGGGGCGGGCAAGACGACGCTCCTCAACCACGTGCTCGCCAACCGCGAGGGGCGCCGGGTCGCGGTCATCGTGAACGACATGAGCGAGGTGAACATCGACGCCGACCTCGTCCGGGCGGGTGAGGCCGGCCTGTCGCGGACCGACGAGCGCCTGGTCGAGCTGACCAACGGCTGCATCTGCTGCACCCTGCGCGACGACCTGATGCGGGAGGTGCGGCGCCTCGCCGAGGAGGGCCGCTTCGACGCCCTGTTGATCGAGAGCACCGGCATCTCAGAGCCGCTGCCGGTCGCCAGCACCTTCTCGTTCCGGGCCGAGGACGGGGCGTCCCTGTCCGACGTCGCCCGCCTCGACGCCATGGTCACGGTGGTCGATGCGGTGAACCTGCTGCGCGATTACGGCTCGCACGATTTCCTGCGCGACCGCGGCGAGACGGCCGGCGAGGAGGATACCCGCACTTTGGTCGACCTGCTCGTCGAGCAGATCGAGTTCGCCGACGTGGTGGTGATCAACAAGGCCGGCGACGTCTCGGCGGAGCAGCGCGACCTCGTGCGCAAGGTGGTGCGCGGCCTCAACGGCGATGCCCGGATCGTCGAGGCCGGGTTCGGCCGGGTGCCGCTCGGCACCGTCCTGGAGACCGGCCTGTTCAGCGAGGAGCGGGCGCAGACCCATCCGCTCTGGTTCAAGGAACTCTACGGGGCCGCCGAGCATGTGCCCGAAACCGAGGAATACGGCATCCACTCCTTCGTCTACCGGGCGCGCCGGCCGTTCCACCCGGCACGGTTCGACGCCTTCACCAAGGAGACCTGGCCGGGGCTGATCCGGGCCAAGGGCCATCTCTGGTTCGCGACCCGGCCGGACTGGGTCGGGGAATTCTCGCTCGCCGGCGCCGCCGCGCGGGTGACGCCGCTCGGCCGCTGGTGGGCCGCGGTGCCGCAAGCGCGGTGGCCCAACGACCCGGAATCGCGCGAGATGCTCATGCGGCACTGGAGCGACGCGTGGGGCGACCGGCGCCAGGAACTCGTCTTCATCGGCACCGGGTTCGACGAGGCGGCGATCCGGCACGCCCTCGATGCCTGCCTCGTCGGCCCGGAGCACGGACCGGTGAGAGCGGACCACACCTTGCCGGATCCGTTCCCGGCCTGGGGCGCGAGCGCGGCCTGA
- a CDS encoding 4Fe-4S binding protein yields MPLDAAAIGKACGGRLETGDQLCGRELERVRTAMASGAPVTVSCTLKAPLFREVAEELGAEDRVAFANIRETAGWSADGHRAGPKMAALLAAAAEPMPTPSSVSFESRGVALVYGRDEVAIEAGARLSDHLDVTVLLSRPGEVAPPRSGEIPVLKGTVRAATGHLGAFSLRVDDTALPLPSSRRTLAFGPARDGATSTCDIVVDLTGGTPLFPAHELRSGYLRADPRDAAAVERALFEASHLVGTFDKTRFVDVHADLCAHSRSRITGCTRCLDVCPTGAIAPAGDHVAIDPHVCAGCGSCASVCPTGAAAYAVPPADALMRRLRTLLVAFHKAGGTAPVLLVHDEAHGAPLIDALARFGDGLPADVLPFPVNEVTQVGPETIAAAFAYGASAVRFLGRARPKHDIAALVRNAARFDAVAQALGYGAEAGGTVVSLIETDDPDALGEALAAGARGTPAPAPSGFMPDGDVRGVLRFAVSELHHAAPRPVDRVPLDAGAPFGGLAFKAEACTLCHACVGACPTGALADDPDRPRLTFAESACVQCGLCAATCPEDAIGLVPQLDFAAWAAPRRVLKEEEPFDCIACGKAFGTRSTVERVVGRLRDRHWMFAGPAGEERIKALMMCDTCRVSHVLDEGFDPHAAAENRPKTSEDYIRARQG; encoded by the coding sequence ATGCCCCTCGATGCGGCGGCGATCGGCAAGGCCTGCGGCGGGCGGCTGGAGACGGGCGACCAGCTCTGCGGCCGCGAACTGGAACGGGTGCGGACGGCGATGGCCTCGGGCGCTCCCGTCACCGTGTCCTGCACCCTCAAGGCGCCGCTCTTCCGCGAGGTGGCGGAGGAACTGGGCGCCGAGGACCGCGTCGCCTTCGCCAATATCCGCGAGACGGCCGGCTGGTCGGCGGACGGGCACCGGGCGGGCCCCAAGATGGCGGCCCTGCTGGCGGCGGCCGCCGAGCCGATGCCGACGCCTTCGAGCGTGAGCTTCGAGAGCCGGGGCGTGGCATTGGTCTATGGCCGCGACGAGGTCGCGATCGAGGCCGGAGCGCGCCTCTCCGACCATCTCGACGTGACGGTGCTGCTCTCCCGGCCCGGCGAGGTGGCGCCGCCGCGCTCCGGCGAGATCCCGGTCCTGAAGGGCACCGTGCGGGCCGCCACCGGCCATCTCGGTGCCTTCTCGTTGCGGGTCGACGACACCGCCCTGCCGCTGCCCTCCTCGCGGCGGACACTCGCCTTCGGGCCGGCCCGGGACGGGGCGACCTCGACCTGCGACATCGTCGTCGATCTCACCGGCGGCACGCCGCTCTTCCCGGCGCACGAGTTGCGCAGCGGCTACCTGCGCGCCGATCCGCGCGACGCGGCGGCGGTCGAGCGGGCGCTGTTCGAGGCCTCCCACCTCGTCGGTACGTTCGACAAGACCCGCTTCGTCGACGTCCACGCCGATCTCTGCGCCCATTCGCGCTCGCGCATCACCGGCTGCACCCGCTGCCTCGACGTCTGCCCGACCGGCGCCATCGCCCCGGCCGGCGACCACGTGGCGATCGACCCGCATGTCTGCGCCGGCTGCGGCTCCTGCGCCTCCGTCTGCCCGACCGGGGCCGCGGCCTATGCCGTGCCGCCGGCCGACGCGCTGATGCGGCGCCTGCGCACCCTGCTCGTCGCCTTCCACAAGGCCGGCGGCACGGCCCCGGTGCTGCTGGTCCACGACGAGGCCCATGGCGCGCCCCTGATCGACGCGCTCGCCCGCTTCGGCGATGGGCTGCCGGCCGACGTGCTGCCGTTTCCGGTCAACGAGGTGACCCAGGTCGGGCCCGAGACGATCGCGGCGGCCTTCGCCTACGGCGCGAGCGCCGTGCGGTTCCTCGGCCGGGCCAGGCCGAAGCACGACATCGCGGCGCTCGTCCGCAACGCCGCCCGGTTCGACGCGGTGGCCCAGGCCCTCGGCTACGGGGCGGAGGCGGGCGGCACGGTCGTCTCGCTGATCGAGACCGACGACCCGGACGCGCTGGGGGAGGCCCTGGCCGCTGGTGCCCGCGGCACGCCCGCACCCGCACCGTCGGGCTTCATGCCGGATGGCGACGTGCGGGGCGTCCTGCGCTTCGCGGTCTCGGAGCTGCACCACGCCGCGCCGCGTCCCGTCGACCGGGTGCCGCTCGATGCCGGCGCGCCCTTCGGCGGCCTCGCCTTCAAGGCGGAAGCCTGCACGCTGTGCCACGCCTGCGTCGGCGCCTGCCCGACGGGAGCGCTCGCCGACGATCCCGACCGCCCGCGCCTGACCTTCGCGGAGAGCGCCTGCGTGCAATGCGGCCTGTGCGCCGCGACCTGCCCGGAGGACGCGATCGGCCTCGTGCCGCAGCTCGACTTCGCCGCCTGGGCGGCGCCGCGCCGGGTCCTCAAGGAGGAGGAGCCGTTCGACTGCATCGCGTGCGGCAAGGCGTTCGGCACCCGCAGCACCGTCGAGCGGGTAGTCGGCCGCCTGCGTGATCGCCACTGGATGTTCGCCGGTCCGGCCGGCGAGGAGCGGATCAAGGCGCTGATGATGTGCGACACCTGCCGGGTCTCGCACGTCCTCGACGAGGGCTTCGACCCGCATGCGGCGGCGGAGAACCGGCCGAAGACCTCGGAGGATTACATCCGGGCGCGGCAGGGCTGA
- a CDS encoding biotin/lipoate--protein ligase family protein: MRAGNAFSIMSFVDSPGLMLPPSFRPLRLPAAAGTAHDRACALAAGDDGAAGTLVLGARPGTVAVAVVLAPEEPLAAARRVGLVGLVALAEAVGSHAPPDKPVTLDAAGTLFFDRARLGGGRLAWSRDCPDDAVPDWLVFSWMLIASKREAGDPGHTPDSTSLEEEGFEAGPDALVESFARHLLRGLSLWAEDGPDAALARARDHLDADPATLRLDGSGWFDPARGGPRL; this comes from the coding sequence GTGCGCGCAGGCAACGCCTTCTCCATCATGAGTTTCGTCGATTCCCCCGGCCTGATGCTGCCCCCTTCCTTCCGGCCGCTGCGCCTGCCGGCGGCGGCCGGGACGGCGCATGACCGGGCCTGCGCTCTCGCGGCGGGCGACGACGGGGCCGCCGGCACCCTCGTGCTCGGCGCCCGGCCCGGCACCGTGGCGGTGGCGGTGGTGCTGGCGCCCGAGGAGCCGCTGGCGGCCGCCCGACGGGTCGGGCTCGTCGGCCTCGTCGCGCTCGCCGAGGCGGTCGGCAGCCACGCCCCGCCCGACAAGCCGGTGACGCTGGACGCGGCCGGCACCCTGTTCTTCGACCGCGCCCGCCTCGGCGGCGGGCGCCTGGCCTGGTCCCGGGATTGTCCCGACGACGCGGTACCGGACTGGCTGGTCTTCTCCTGGATGCTGATCGCCTCGAAGCGCGAGGCGGGCGATCCCGGCCACACGCCCGATTCGACCTCGCTGGAGGAGGAGGGGTTCGAGGCCGGTCCCGACGCGCTGGTCGAGAGCTTCGCCCGACACCTGCTGCGCGGGCTCTCGCTCTGGGCCGAGGACGGGCCCGACGCCGCGCTCGCGCGGGCGCGGGACCATCTCGACGCCGATCCCGCGACGCTCCGCCTCGACGGGAGCGGCTGGTTCGATCCCGCCCGGGGGGGCCCGCGCCTGTGA
- a CDS encoding DUF6505 family protein, with the protein MSFKLPRTLRLDPSDTLVFPRAAPPGEWAVTGSFLFLDGDPIALAGKERAAFRAGFVGIDSFGFSTLVVVSAASAAERDAATEALATQFQARLGAPDRASALAAAREEIAVAESLCGPPVGTVLALHRTLEEGEIRERFRALRPREGAVPGSDRRHAYARAFDFYETDDEPEERVDLAGLLAGRPDGDPR; encoded by the coding sequence GTGAGCTTCAAGCTTCCCCGCACCCTGCGGCTCGACCCCTCCGACACCCTGGTCTTTCCCCGTGCCGCGCCGCCCGGCGAATGGGCGGTGACCGGCAGCTTCCTGTTCCTCGACGGGGATCCCATCGCCCTCGCCGGCAAGGAGCGGGCGGCGTTCCGGGCCGGCTTCGTCGGCATCGATTCCTTCGGCTTCTCGACCCTGGTGGTGGTGAGCGCAGCGAGCGCGGCCGAGCGCGACGCCGCGACCGAGGCGCTGGCGACCCAGTTCCAGGCCCGCCTCGGCGCGCCGGACCGGGCGAGCGCGCTCGCGGCGGCCCGGGAGGAGATCGCGGTGGCCGAATCGCTCTGCGGTCCGCCGGTCGGCACGGTGCTGGCGCTGCACCGGACGCTGGAGGAGGGCGAGATCCGCGAGCGCTTCCGGGCTTTGCGCCCGCGGGAGGGGGCCGTGCCGGGCTCCGACCGGCGCCACGCCTACGCTCGCGCCTTCGACTTCTACGAGACCGACGACGAGCCGGAGGAGCGGGTCGATCTGGCGGGATTGCTCGCCGGCAGGCCGGACGGCGATCCGCGATGA
- a CDS encoding DUF6352 family protein: MPEFWVSSGHHLTRRDAGGGLVVTDELLLAYLARPELVPPDEACDAERALHAALLGHPRRPVAPAEIAAITDADARENWEVILAFRDRLLAARSVEAAYLDLVRRGVSGTPPLFLNQLVHLILRNALDACDDPYTLRAAELFFRPQRASVTDGALLLADAELIDEAEGARGQSPLVAMLGREPVSELDVLTAENAWTYWSRSDAFSMALNLGSDPKSREGLARAIEAFVRHLLAVEVAVAPIPAIEDKDWRWFVGLDQEGTRIGNALWRGEPVDAAAGERVIALFRLTILDPTRADPRVGDRPVYLLLAMAPDRTVTLKPQNLIAGLPVVVTGEA; the protein is encoded by the coding sequence ATGCCTGAATTCTGGGTCTCGAGCGGCCATCACCTCACCCGGCGCGACGCGGGCGGCGGACTCGTCGTCACCGACGAGTTGCTGCTGGCCTATCTCGCGCGCCCCGAACTGGTGCCGCCGGACGAGGCCTGCGACGCCGAGCGGGCGCTTCACGCCGCGCTCCTCGGCCATCCCCGCCGCCCGGTCGCGCCGGCCGAGATCGCGGCGATCACCGACGCGGATGCGCGGGAAAACTGGGAGGTCATCCTCGCCTTCCGCGACCGCCTGCTCGCCGCCCGCTCCGTCGAGGCGGCCTATCTCGATCTCGTGCGGCGGGGCGTCTCGGGCACGCCGCCGCTCTTCCTCAACCAGCTCGTCCACCTCATCTTGCGCAACGCGCTCGATGCTTGCGACGATCCCTATACGTTGCGCGCCGCCGAGCTGTTCTTCCGTCCGCAGCGGGCCTCCGTCACCGACGGCGCGCTGCTGCTCGCCGATGCCGAGCTGATCGACGAGGCGGAGGGCGCGCGCGGGCAATCCCCCCTCGTGGCGATGCTGGGGCGCGAGCCGGTCTCCGAGCTCGACGTGCTGACGGCCGAGAATGCCTGGACCTACTGGAGCCGGTCCGACGCCTTCAGCATGGCGCTCAACCTCGGCTCCGATCCGAAGAGCCGCGAGGGGCTGGCCCGGGCGATCGAAGCCTTCGTCCGCCACCTGCTGGCGGTCGAGGTGGCGGTGGCACCGATCCCGGCGATCGAGGACAAGGACTGGCGCTGGTTCGTCGGGCTCGACCAGGAGGGCACGCGGATCGGCAACGCGCTGTGGCGCGGCGAGCCCGTCGATGCCGCCGCCGGTGAGCGGGTGATCGCCCTGTTCCGTCTGACGATCCTCGATCCGACCCGGGCCGATCCGCGGGTCGGCGACCGGCCGGTCTACCTGCTGCTCGCCATGGCGCCGGACCGGACCGTGACGCTGAAGCCGCAGAACCTGATCGCCGGCCTGCCGGTTGTCGTGACGGGAGAGGCCTGA
- a CDS encoding DUF3305 domain-containing protein: MSTQLIAVGVVVARRKLKGPWASHAWLPVAVLPGQPGTAPWTRLSASEDEETFYAGAYEVELHPAETAHYGDNLAAAQPSLWVALRETGPDTYAVATVTADPYEGESLAEGIGEIVEAVPMPPEIQAEVGAFYRAFHVERVFHKRKRDRADPEALARQGGGARRRPEEP; this comes from the coding sequence ATGAGCACCCAGCTGATCGCCGTCGGGGTCGTCGTCGCCAGGCGCAAGCTGAAGGGGCCGTGGGCGAGCCATGCCTGGTTGCCCGTGGCGGTGCTGCCGGGACAGCCCGGCACCGCGCCCTGGACCCGCCTCTCGGCCTCGGAGGACGAGGAGACGTTCTATGCCGGTGCCTACGAGGTCGAGCTGCACCCGGCCGAGACGGCGCATTACGGCGACAACCTCGCGGCGGCGCAGCCCTCGCTCTGGGTGGCCCTGCGCGAGACCGGCCCCGACACCTACGCCGTCGCCACCGTGACGGCCGATCCCTACGAGGGCGAATCCCTGGCGGAGGGCATCGGCGAGATCGTCGAGGCGGTGCCGATGCCGCCCGAGATCCAGGCCGAGGTCGGCGCCTTCTACCGGGCGTTCCACGTCGAGCGGGTCTTCCACAAGCGCAAGCGCGACCGGGCCGACCCGGAGGCGCTCGCCCGCCAGGGAGGCGGCGCGCGGCGCCGGCCGGAGGAGCCGTGA
- a CDS encoding DUF3306 domain-containing protein, translating into MSDGFLARWSRRKRDEARRPADIPTVAPETAMPAGAPAEDEASLSPEELAQLPSLDALTAATDLTPFLRTGVPRVLRNAALRRMWSIDPTIRDFVSEAREYAYDWNTPGGVPGTGGAISAEDVRAMVEKVFGGVEETPPCADSGEAGISENGAPLPSPRGRGEGFTPLAGGEASREPQVRREGEGVSTSETVPVIPPPPTELGLARVLHPSIQVGHARLGLGEGGLRSRPGEGQRDADPEGALHHGRDFSGSGVPSPGSLRSPPSPAEGGGENLRLFPFPDSPVPTGVGIAHQTPQFSSVAESGRNHPEPPPEPPSPPRLRRHGGALPI; encoded by the coding sequence GTGAGCGACGGCTTCCTCGCCCGCTGGTCGCGGCGCAAGCGCGACGAGGCGCGCCGGCCCGCGGATATTCCCACCGTCGCGCCGGAAACCGCAATGCCGGCCGGGGCGCCGGCTGAGGACGAAGCCTCCCTCAGCCCCGAAGAACTGGCGCAACTCCCATCGCTCGACGCGCTCACCGCCGCGACCGACCTGACCCCCTTCCTGCGCACCGGCGTGCCGCGGGTTCTGCGCAACGCGGCGTTGCGCCGGATGTGGTCGATCGACCCGACGATCCGCGACTTCGTCAGCGAGGCGCGGGAATACGCCTATGACTGGAACACCCCCGGCGGCGTGCCGGGCACCGGCGGCGCGATCTCGGCCGAGGACGTGCGGGCGATGGTCGAGAAGGTGTTCGGGGGGGTGGAAGAGACGCCTCCCTGCGCCGATTCCGGCGAAGCGGGCATTTCCGAAAATGGCGCGCCTCTCCCCTCTCCCCGCGGGCGGGGAGAGGGCTTCACCCCCCTTGCCGGGGGTGAAGCGAGCAGAGAACCGCAGGTTCGCCGCGAGGGTGAGGGGGTTTCGACGAGTGAGACAGTTCCGGTAATTCCCCCTCCCCCCACAGAACTCGGGCTTGCCCGAGTTCTGCATCCGAGCATCCAAGTCGGGCATGCCCGACTTGGATTGGGGGAGGGTGGCCTACGGAGTAGGCCGGGAGAGGGGCAGCGCGACGCTGATCCAGAGGGCGCCCTTCATCATGGGCGCGACTTTTCCGGAAGCGGCGTCCCCTCTCCCGGCTCGCTCCGCTCGCCACCCTCCCCCGCAGAGGGGGGAGGGGAAAACCTGCGTCTTTTCCCTTTCCCGGACAGCCCTGTGCCCACGGGGGTTGGGATTGCGCACCAAACTCCACAGTTCTCGTCCGTGGCAGAGAGTGGCCGCAACCACCCCGAACCACCCCCCGAGCCCCCCTCCCCACCCCGCCTGCGACGCCATGGCGGGGCCCTGCCGATTTGA